ACTCGGCCACTTGTCGCGGGAACCCGACGGAGCGCATTTGTTCTTCCAGAAGAGTAGTCAGCGCTTTCAAATGACTCCATGCTGATCACGTCAACCGCAGCGTTGCCGGATGGGGCAGTGTTCGCCAATCGACCGCCTCGTCAAGCGGCCGCCTGAAACAACCGTCAAACTAGATCATAATGGTGGAAGCAGTTCTTCATGACGCGAAGGGAGGTAGTTCGAGATGGCATTGACGGGCAGACCTTAATATGACAGCTGGGAGGCCTGCAAATTCCACCTTTCTCGAACTCTTTCGACGAGAATTGCCTACATTAGCGTTCAAAATTCCAGCAACTGACAACAACCGTGCAACCATGCCCCAGCAATCCCAACTCCTTTGACGAGTGCGGAATAATGCGTGGCTAGATCTTCCCGGTTGAAGTAAACCTGCGCCGGCCGCTTTCACGACCGCATCAACACTCGCGATTAATCTGAGCCCGTGAAGCGTCCGGCATTCGATTTCTATATGCTCGCACGCTCTGGTCGCCGCACTTTCGATTAGCGAAAACGCCGAGCTTAACCCATTTGCAGTCTAGTAGACGAACGGGTCAATGGATTCTCAGACCCCAGGCGCACGAATCATGCTACCTCACGTCCATGATATTCGATGGCTGTCGAGAAAGCCTGCAAACACATCGATGATGAACTCAGCATCGGCACGATTCATCGGTGTTGACATCGAAGCGGCAGCTCCATAGGGCAAGATAACGCCGCTGCGAGCAAAAAAGTTCACAAGCTGCTTCATTTGCTTCGACGCATCCGGCGCAAGATAGGCCTCACGATAGTCATTCGGTGCTCGGGCCATCGGGTGAACGCGAAACAGCGAAGCGGCCCCCGTGACGCAAAACGGCGCCCCAAATTTTGAGATAGCCCGCGCAATCCCTTCCCGGACCATATTCCCAAGACCGTCCAGATGGACGAAGGCCGCACGGTCGAGATGCCGCATGGCGGCAAGGCCTGCCGTCATCGAAAGAGGATTGGCGGAAAACGTGCCGCCTTGTGGGAGCAATGGTCGCCCCGCCGATGCATCAAACACGCTCATCACATCCTGCCGACCGCCAATTGCTCCAATTGGCAGACCACCACCGATGATCTTCCCCATCGTAATCAGATCTGGAACGAGGCCATAGAGAACGGAAGCTCCCGCAAAACTTTGTCTGAGATTTAGAACCTCATCAGCAATCACCAAGACGCCATTCATACGAGCGGCTTCCTGAAGCGCCGCGATGAATTCCGGTTTTGGTGCAACAAGCCCTCCCCGGCTCGGCATCGGATCCACAATAACCGCGGCTAGGCTGTGCCCGTGGACGGACATTAAGTGGCGCGCGG
This Bradyrhizobium sp. CCBAU 53421 DNA region includes the following protein-coding sequences:
- a CDS encoding aspartate aminotransferase family protein → MMRASHFGNRSKGSFARAQLVFPDGTSRVTIERNPVPLYIERGSGSYLVDVDGNQFLDLNANFTSLIHGHAFEPVVEALTRQLQLGSCFANPTDSEIALAELLCERIPRVERVRFVNSGTEAVLFAVKAARAFTGRSKIAKFEGAYHGAYDWAEVGLAATPENWGNPNAPESTPFYRGMPASVLEEVVVLRFNDADAARHLMSVHGHSLAAVIVDPMPSRGGLVAPKPEFIAALQEAARMNGVLVIADEVLNLRQSFAGASVLYGLVPDLITMGKIIGGGLPIGAIGGRQDVMSVFDASAGRPLLPQGGTFSANPLSMTAGLAAMRHLDRAAFVHLDGLGNMVREGIARAISKFGAPFCVTGAASLFRVHPMARAPNDYREAYLAPDASKQMKQLVNFFARSGVILPYGAAASMSTPMNRADAEFIIDVFAGFLDSHRISWT